One segment of Castanea sativa cultivar Marrone di Chiusa Pesio chromosome 3, ASM4071231v1 DNA contains the following:
- the LOC142629001 gene encoding uncharacterized protein LOC142629001 produces the protein MESTTPVVEVKDMWIPPPANVFKVNVDAAICTSQKKIGVGVIIRDDMGRLEAAMSKKIHAPLGVVEAEALAHVVGLIFAKDIGIPNFILEGDSLIIHRALCETSDPPSSMATIIQGVQELSKEFRGIEFSHVRRQGNNPAYLLAKHALGVVDYMTWIKENPCFLEQALTHDVISFSSS, from the coding sequence ATGGAAAGCACAACACCTGTGGTTGAAGTCAAGGACATGTGGATCCCACCTCCTGCTAATGTTTTCAAGGTAAATGTAGATGCAGCTATTTgtacaagccaaaaaaaaattggagttgGAGTGATTATAAGAGATGATATGGGCCGGCTTGAGGCTGCAATGAGTAAGAAAATTCATGCACCATTGGGTGTCGTGGAGGCAGAGGCCTTAGCGCATGTAGTGGGCTTGATATTCGCGAAAGATATAGGAATCCCCAACTTTATCTTGGAGGGTGACTCACTCATCATCCATAGGGCATTATGTGAGACCTCAGACCCGCCTTCCTCTATGGCTACTATTATACAAGGTGTGCAAGAGCTGAGTAAAGAGTTTCGTGGGATAGAGTTTTCCCACGTTAGGAGACAGGGAAATAATCCAGCCTACCTATTAGCTAAACACGCTTTAGGCGTTGTTGATTATATGACTTGGATAAAGGAGAATCCTTGCTTTTTAGAGCAAGCCCTAACCCATGATGTAATAAGTTTTTCtagttcataa